The window CGGAAACGGCGCGCACAACCATTCGATATACCACAGATGGTTCGCAGCCGAATCAGCAGTCTTCGATCTACAAAAAGCCGTTTAAAGTAAACGGTGGTACTGTGTTGCGTGCACGTGCGCAGGATAACGTGAGCGGGGAGTTTTATCCGGAGAGTCGCTTGCGTTTGCTTTCGCACAAGGCCGTTGGCGCTGAGGTCGAGATACTGACTGAATTTAACGCAAGTGATGATCCTTCCCCTGCAGAACAACTCACCGACGGCATCAGTCACCAGGATCAAATATATCAACCGTCAGACTGGGTTATTTTTTACGGAGACAGTGCAGATATGGTAGTGGATCTGGGTGAACCAACCTCGGTGCAGTCAGTTTCTTTCACGTTTGATGCCGGAAAGCACCGCCAGCTGTACCCGCCATCGTCGGTTGAAATCTTTGTGTCCAGTGATAACAGTCAATGGAACAGTATCGCAACACTGCAGGAGTCTCACTTGTTGGACGCACGGGACAAAGTCCGGGTCGAATTTCCAGCCGAAAATGCGCGCTATGTAAAAATTGTTGCTGGCAACAGGTTTACCTATAAAAGCAATGAAACCGGCGAGCACCGCAAAGTACCCTTGCATATCGACGAATTGGTAATCGAATAAATAGCGTTTTAATTTCAGCAAAAAATCAGGTAAATAATTATGCTGGTCGCAGAAACAACAACACAATCCACTGCCCGCTCTACATTGCTACCCATGGTTATCATCGGTATCTTGTTTTTTATTTTTGGTTTCGTCACCTGGTTGAACGGATCGTTGATTCCGTTTCTGCGTATCGTTTGTGAGCTCAATGAGTTTCAGGCGTTATTTGTTACCTTTGCGTTTTATATTGCTTATACCTGCCTTGCGATTCCCGCCGCCCAGGTGTTGAAAATCAGTGGCTATAAAAACGGAATGGTTATCGGCCTCCTGATTATGGCGGTGGGCGCTTTGGTGTTTATCCCTGCGGCTAAAGCCCAAAATTACGGCATATTCCTGGCCGCATTATTTTTGCTCGGCAGTGGCCTGACGCTCCTGCAAACCGCTGCGAACCCCTATATTGTGTGCATTGGCCCGCGTGAGAGCGCCGCTATGCGTATCAGTATTATGGGGCTGGTAAACAAAGGTGCTGGGGTCGTTGTGCCGCTGGCGTTTACCTCGTTAATGTTGCACGGCATTGACCAGTTTACCCCGGAAGTACTGCAAAGCCTCGACGAGGCCGCACGTCAACAACAATTGGCTGAGCTTGCCTCCCGCCTGGTGGTGCCTTATGTGTGTATGGCCGTCGTATTAATTGGATTGTCGGGCTTTGTTAAGTTTTCCTCCTTGTCGGAACCGGTACTCGATGATGCGCCGGAGGAGGAAACGGTGGCAAACCGTTGGGGAATTTTGCAGCATCCGCAAATTATTCTAGGAGCAATCGCGCTGTTCTTTTATGTTGGGGTAGAAGTGATCGCAGGCGATACGATTGGGCTCTACGGACAGGGTTTGGGCGTTAGTCATTATGGCTCGCTCACATCCTACACCATGAGCTTTATGGTGATTGGGTACCTGATGGGCGTCGCATTTATTCCGAATAAACTCAGTCAGGAAAAAGCGTTGTTAGCTTCTGCATTATTAGGCATTGTGTTTGTGTTGGGCGTTATGTTCGCGTCCAATGAGAGCACCTTGATTGCCGACGTATTATTCGGCTGGGCTGGGATTCCGGTGGTTCCGAATACCGTAATGTTTCTCGCGATGCTCGGCTTTGCCAACGCATTGGTATGGCCTGCGATCTGGCCCTTGGCACTGCAGGATCTGGGTAAATATACGGCGACTGGCTCGGCGTTGTTGATTATGGGAATTGCCGGTGGCGCACTCCTGCCTTTGGCCTATGGGCATTTTGCTTCGGGTGGCAATTCGCAGACGGCGTATTGGATTATGATTCCGTGCTATGCCTTCATCTTGTTTTACGCCTTAAAAGGCCATAAGTTGCGTCGCTGGTAATGAACGAACGATCTCTTGCGCTGGATGCGCTGAGGGGTATTACTCTTGCGATGATGATCTTGGTCAACACACCGGGGTCATGGTCTCACGTTTACCCACCGCTGTTACACGCAAACTGGCACGGCGTTACGCCAACGGATTTTGTCTTTCCGTTTTTTTTATTTATCGTCGGCTGCGCGCTGTTTTTTTCCAATCGAAAAAATCATCAACTCGATATCTACACCCACGCGCTGAAAATTTTTCGGCGCACGGTGCTGTTGTTGCTCGCGGGTTTGGGGTTGCACGCGTATTTATACTCCGGCACGTTTGCTGAATTTCGGTTGCCCGGCGTGTTGCAGCGTATCGCGCTAGCCTATGGTGCTGCGGCGTTTATCGTCTGGCTGCCGGTGCGCGCTCGCATTGGCTCAAGCCTGATTTTGCTGTTGCTTTACATTGGCATATTTGCCCTGGCTTCTGGCGGGTATACATTGGTTGCCAACCCGGTTCGCCATCTGGATCTGTGGGTATTGGGTGCGGGGCATTTATGGCAGGGTAAAGGCATTGCTTTTGACCCCGAAGGGTTGCTCAGTACGCTTCCGGCTATTGTAACGGTGCTGTCGGGTTATGAAGCTACGCGCATTATTGTTGAGCGCACAACGCAACAGAAAGTGCTGGTGATTATTGCCGCGTTAGCAATCGGTATGGCGCTGCTGTTACACCCCTGGGTGCCAATTAATAAATACTTATGGACAAGCAGCTATGTGTTGCTTACCTCCGGTGTGGCGGTTCTGGTTTTGGTCGCCTTGATGCAACTGGAGAGCTTTCGCCCGGTGCGCCCGGCTTATCGGGCCTTTGCTGTCTACGGTGAAAACCCACTGCTGATCTATATTCTTGCGGGTTTATGGGTTAAGTCGCTATTGGCATTTTCCGTGGGTAACAGCAATTTATATGCAGCTTTCTACCATTTGCTAAGCCTTTATTTTTCAGACATTAACGCGTCGCTGGTATTCGCAATATTTCACGTGGTGCTGTTCTGGTTAATTGCCTTGTGGTTACACAACAGGGGTATTTTGGTTCGCTTGTAGACGATGCGCTCAAATGACCTGCTTGCGGCGTGTGGCGGGCACGCAAGCAGGCGAGAGTATGTGAGGGTAAGTAGATGCGGGGCAAGTACGTGTGGAGTAATGATGCAGTACGTAGCCGGGGGAGTAAATATGCCAGGAATATAAAAACTGCGAACCGGTTATTGTGTGTACCTTACACCTTGCTGCCAAACTTCCTGTAATTGATCGCGCTCGTTGAGTACCACAAAATCGGCGGATTTTCCGCACGAAATCGCGCCGTACGTCTTTTCCAAACCCAACATTTCTGCAGGATATTGCGAGGCCATGCGTCCGGCTTCCGGCCACGAGCAGCGCAGTTTGTCCACGGTATTACTTACCGCGCTGAACATATCCAAATCTGAACCCGCCAGGGTGCCGGTTGCGGTGGCACAACGTCCACCTTCGGCGGTGATTGTTTCGCCATTTAATTGAAACCTTTTGTTCTCTGCTCCGACGGAGGGCATTGCATCGGTGACCAATATCATCTTGCCTTTGGCTTTTGCATTTAACGCATTTCGCAGTGTTGCCGGGTGAACATGAAATCCATCGACAATAATGCCACACCAACTACCGGTGTCTTCCAGCGCAGCGCCGACAACACCAGGTTCGCGACTGGACATGGGCGTCATGGCATTGAACAAATGCGTAAAAGAGGTAACGCCGTTGTCGAGCGCCAAACGGGTTTGTCCATAGGTTGCAGCCGTATGGCCTGCTGCGACGATTACGCCATGCGTTCGCAACTTCTTAATAATGTCCGGTGTCGTGGTTTCTGGAGCCAGGGTCACCAGGGTTACACCGTGCTGCAACGAACAGAGCAGATTTAGCGCATTGTTGTCGATAAGGCGAAATTTATCCGGATTGTGCACACCTTTGCGTTCGCTGTTTAAAAAAGGGCCTTCCAGGTGGATACCAAGGATACCCGGAAGGCCGCTGGCAAAAGCTTTGTCGACGGCGGCAATGGCCCGCTCCATCACCGCCAGGTCGTCGCTGATCAGAGTCGGCAATAATCCGGTAGTGCCAAAGGCTCGATGGGCTTCGCTTATGGTTCTCAATCCTGCGAGCGAAGGTTCATCGTTAAATAAAACGCCGCCGCCGCCATTAACTTGTGTATCGATAAATCCTGGAAGTAACCGTGCGCCGTTTAAGTCCACGGCACCTTGCTCAATAACCGGCGTAGGGGAAAAATCCAGCGCAGTTATTTTGCCGCCCCCAATCGTAAGGCTGGCATTGTGCAGCCAGCCATTGTCGGTTGCCGGGAGGGTTGCGTTGATAATCCGTGTTGCCATTAGAGCGTCTCTGTCACTTTATTCAGGTGAGGCGGTGTATCTGGATTGTAGCCTCGCGCAACGGATAGCGCGTTGGCTAACCGGTAAAAGCTCTGCACTTGAAGAATGGGTGCTGTTGCAGCATGTGCACCCTCCACCACAGGCAATGCCTGGCCCGCTGGCGCATTTTCAGCGGCATAGAGGACGCGCGCATCGCGTGCGACGAAGTCGCTTACCAGAGCGTCTGTTCCCGAACGGGTTTCATCCTGCTGTGCAAAAACCAGTACCGGAAAACCTGCGTTAACTATTGCCATAGGGCCGTGTTTGACTTCAGCGGCGCTGAAGGCTTCCGCGTGCAAACCGCAGGTTTCTTTAAACTTCAACGCGGCTTCCTGGGCGACTCCAAAACCGTAGCCGCGCCCGATGACGAACAGGTTACGCGCCTCACGCAAGGCGTCGACACCGGCTGCAGTCCAATCGTTGGCCCATGCGCGGGCCAGTTGTGCGGGCAGTTGATCGCGCGCGTTCAGGAGTTCGGTGTCGTTGGTGTAGGTGGCAATCAGGTTCAAAATGCCCGCCAGCGTGGCGATATACGACTTGGTAGCCGCGACGCTTTTCTCGGCGCCCGCATGCAGTGGCAGTACGATGTCCGCCATCGCTGCCAGGGGAGAATCCTCAACATTGACCAGCGCCACAGTCAGGGCACCGCTTTGCTTGGCGGTTTCAACGCCAGCCAGCAGATCCGGGCTTTTGCCCGACTGGGATATCGCCAGATACAGGGTTTGCTCGAGGTTTTGTTTCGCGTGGTATACAGAGCTGACAGATGGCGCCGCAGAAGAGGTGAGCAGGCTAAGACGGGTTTCAGCCAGGTATTTGGCGTAGGTTGCTGCATGGTCGGAGCTGCCGCGAGCCATAGTCACCAGAGCGCGGGGGGCGAACGCGTGGATCTGCTCAACTGCCGCGATAATTTTTTCGCGATTAGCCTCGAACTGCTGCTCAACTACTGCGCTGGCGGCGGCCGCTTCCTGGAACATCAGGGTCGACTCAGCGGCGATGGGCGCGCCTGATACTTCTTCTGCTTTACTCATGGGGGCCTCTTTCTCATGCATTCAGGCATGGAGTTTGAGTGAATGACAACGTTGTCATTATCCGTTAGAACGTCTCTGCTGTAAATAGTCGACTGGATTGATCGGCCTTTTAGCGGTGACTACTGTGGGAGTGCCTGCAACAAACGATCTCGCCGCCTGGCGCTATTTTGCAACCGGCCCGGTGGATTGGCGCTTGAGCAGCTCAGGTAAAAACCCTTCACTTTCAATCACCTGCCCGTATTTTGTGGAGCGCAAGCTGTTTATCAGCAGGCGCGTTGCTCGCTGGGCGATCACTTGTGTTGGCTGTTGTGCGGTCGTGAGGTTGGGCCACGCCTGGCGGGAAAACGGGCTGTCCTCGAAACCGGCAATGGAGAGTTGATCGGGAACATCCACGCCCGCGATGCGCGCAGCGAACAGGGTTCCTGCCGCGATCTCATCGTTACAGGCAAATATTGCGGTCGGCCGCTGAGCCCGGCTGAGTAGTTCGCGGGTGCGTTGCACGCCGGATTCAAATGAGTAGGTGCCTGGCACAAACATGCTTTCTGGAGCGGCAATCCCTTTGGCTGCGAGGGCATCGCGGTAGCCCGCCAGGCGCTCACCGCTGGAACCGTGCTCCTCGTCACCACCGAGAAAGGCGATGTCCCGGTGACCGAGTTCGAGCAGGTGTTCGGTGATGTTGCGTGCGGCATTGCGGTCATCAATATAAACGCAAGGGGAGAGGTGATCTGGCGCGTTGGAGCCAGAGACAATGCGCACAAATCGCACATGCTTCGCGGCTAATTGCTCGAGGATCTCGGTGTTTTCCGACAGCGGCGGGGTGAGCACCAGACCACCGACCCGGCTGCGGTGGATCATATCCATCACTTCGGTGACGAGGTCGTCCGCATCCGCATTGCAGGGGTGAATGATGAGTTCGTAACCCTGCTCGCGACACTCGCGCAAAATACCGCTTTGCATGTCGATAACATAGTTGCTGTTGGGGTTATCGTAGATAAAGCCGATGGCGGACGCCGCACCGCGCAACCCGCGTGCAGACAGGTTCGGCTTGTAGTCGAGGGTTTTAATGGCTTTCCACACTTTTTCCTTCATCGCATCGGCCACCGAGCCTTCGTTATTAATAACGCGGGAGACGGTTTTGAAGGAAACGCCAGCGAGGCTGGCGACATCTTTAATCGTGGCTTTTGGTTTCATGGCTCGGAAGGAATACGCCTAAAAGCGGAATTATAACCTTCCTCGCCATGCTGTGCGGAAAACTGCGTGAGTGAATGGCTACTCCGGCGTAGCGAAGGAGAGCGTGAAGTCACTCGCCGCGCCGTTTTCCAAGTGGAATGTGAAGTGGCGGGTGACGCCATCTATCGTAATATCTGCGCCGTAGTCACCGTAAAAGCCACGCCCGCTGAATTGGCCGGTGGCGTCGGTGGTGGCATCAAACTCGGAGTCCCAGGTTTGTTGGGTGAGGGTTTTCCACGCGGTAGCCGCCGGTTTCGCTCGCCAGTCGCTGGCGAACATGGCAGCTTTTGGATTCCAGTGGGCACCTTCCCAGAAGCCCCAGAGTTGCACACCTACAGTTGCCGGATGACTGAAGAAAATGGTGAGAAAATCCCGGGTATAGTCGGCCTGCAAGGCTTCGTCATCGGTGGTGATGTCGAACTCAGTGGAACGAATATCCAGGTTTGGAAAAGCGGTGTGGTAGCGCTCGAGAATATCGTAGACCGCGCTTATTGGGGTTAAGGTTTCATCAAAGTGACTCTGCATACCAATGCCGGTGATGGGCGCGTTGTTGTTAACCAGGTAAGCAATCGTATCTTCGAAATGTTGTTGATGGGCAATATTGCGGCCACCGGCAGACAGGATACTGTAGTCGTTAAGGAACAGGCCATGGCTGGGCAGATTCAGGCGTGCGCGGTTGAACCAGTCAACCATCACCGAATCGCCGAAAGCGTCCATCAGATAGTGGTTGTCGTAGGGCTCGTTGAGCACATCCCATTCGTATACATAGTTGCGTGTGGCACTGCCGATATCGTCGATATGGTCGAGTACCTCTTGCTTGATTGATGCGGGGGCGTTTGCCGGGTCGTCCGGCAGTTGCTCTGCAATCAGGTTTGGCAGGTTGCGTTTGGACGGCCACACCATCACGTGACCGCGAGTGTACAGGCCGTTGTCGCGCAGCCACTGTAAGGCGGTTAACGTACTGGTTTTATTGAATCCGTTCCCCCACTCGCCAATCCAGGGGCCCCATTTTAAATCGTTTTCCGGACCGCTTTGGTTGAACATATCGAGCACGGTTTCACGGTAAGTGGCGCTATCAGCGCTGGTGCCGTTAATAATGCTGCCTACGGTGACCGAGCCAAAGTGGTAGGCGTGTTTTTGCAGTTTCACATCCAGGCTGGCACCGCTGGCGGTTTCGCCGTTGGCATCCAGTACGGTGATTGTGAAATCGCCTTTGCGTATTTGTTCGATACGGGTGTTAGCCGCTTCGCGCCAAGTGGCGTCGGGCTCGCGGCCAACATAGGTGGGAGCGGTTGCCGGTAGCAGCGCAATATCGTAGTCGCCGTAGTTTAGTAGTTCTATGCCGGCTAACTCGAATGTCTGCGGCCGATCTCCGCCACCAAATCCGAACTTTAGGGCGAGGTTGCCGGCACTCTGGGCCGTGGTTATGGAGGCGGGCAGGTGGTATTCCTGCCACTCATCTGCGGCAGAAACTTCGCGGTTGAGAAATTTGTCGTAGGTGGTGTTGTCTTCGAGAAACGCGCTTACAAAGCTGGAGCCGGTTTCGTAAGTGTTGGCAATGGAGCGCATATAAAAATGTGCGAGCACCACATCGCCAGCGTTAACGGCAGTGGTAATCGGAAACTGCAGCTGGCCATTCCAAAACACCCCGGTTGGGTTATTCACGGTGATACGAACAGCTTTATCGAACAACTCGTGATCCACATCGACAACCGCACGGGTTCCTACCGCGCCGGTATTGTTGTCGCCATCGCCACCCCAAAAAGACGCGTTTTGCAAGCTTGTGTCGATAATCACCGTGCCGTCGGTTGGCGCCGGCGTGACACTCGGGGTCGGCGTAGGCGTCGGTGATGGAGAGGGGGACGGTGATGGTGCTGCGGTCGGTGTTGGCGTTGGTGTGCCTGGCGCGGGTGTGGAGCTTCCCCCGTCGCTGCCGCCGCAGGCGTTCAGCAGCAGTGCACTGGCAATAAACAATGGGCGTAGGTTTATAACTTTTTGCATGATATTCGCTTTTTTTATTTTATATGAGTATAAAAGTTGATTGGTTTTTTCAATGTGAACTCGACACTAAGAGAGCGGCAATTAAAAAGCAAGGGCCTTTATCTCAGGAGCGCATAAAGGCCGGGAATTTATCGATCAGCGGCTTGGGCAGGTTGAAGCTCACGGGGTGCAACGCGTTTTAAACGAAACACGGAAAACCATGTTGCGCAGCGCCAGAGCCATTCCAGTGGGCCATAGTTGAAGTGCTTTAACCACCATTGGCTCAGAGCAACCTGGAGAGCAATAAAACCGATGCCAGCGATCAGCAATTGCCACTGGTGAAATTCACCGAGCAGGCCGAAACCCCAGCCGTAGAGAATGGCGGTGCCTATAATCGATTGAACAATATAATTGGTGAGCGCCATACGGCCGTACGGAGCCAGCTTTCTCAACCGGCTTTGAGGTTTGCGCAAATAGAGCAACAAAAAGCCGCTAATCAGCAATGCGGTAATCGCAATATTGCCAATGGCCGCAAAATTATATGCAAGGACGAAATGCCAACTGGACATTGTGAAGGGTTTAGGCATAGTCGCGAAGCCTGCCATGCTGACTGCGATCATCACCAGACCTGTGCCCAGCGACCACCAAAACACTTTTTTTAAGTTGCTTTTGTAATCGGGTAACCGGTAAACGATACCGCTGCGCACCAGCCACATCCCCACCAGAAAATAGGCCAGGGTAAAATAGCCACGACCGAAAATTCCAAACTGGTAGTCCAGTTTGCCGGTGTAAATGTAAGGTACATTTAATTTCACTACGTCCCAAAAACTGCCGAATTTAAGTGTGGTTACATAGTGAATTACGGCCGGGGAATCTTCGGCATTTGCACCCGTAATAAATCCTTCCTGGCCGGTGATGGCAAAAAACAGAATACGCCCCGCACCGAGAAACAAAATCGCGCTCATCGCCCACAGCCAGCGGTTGGGCAAGCCATAAAACAACGGCAGGAAAAAGCCTATCAGCACATAAACACCCAAAATATCGCCGCGATAAATTAACGAGTGAATCAGACCAAAGCCGAGCAAAATTGTCAGACGCCATAAAAACCGACCTGAAAAATTGTGCCCCTTGCGCGCGGCGTTACCCATCATAATGGCGAAGCTCATGCCGAACAGCAGCGCGAAAATCGAGTAGAATTTTCCGACGATTAACATAAAATCCAGTAGGCCAATAACCGAGTCGAGGGGGGTGGCGGGTGCCCACCAGTCCAGCTTCGGCCGTGGTGATGCAAGATATTGCTCGAGGATATGCGCGATGACGATGCCGGCGAGCGCGAACCCGCGCAGTGCATCGACAATATCCAGGCGATCTGGGTGAGTCTCGTGGGACATAAACACCTCCGTGTTGTCTTTATTTTTGTGTGTTGAGTATAACGCTCCGAAGGTGAGAAATGCGGGGGGTCGGTATTCAACAGTAGTTGCGCTAGAATGGTCTGAACCGGTGACGAGGAAGCCCCAATGACAACTGCTTATATAACTCACCCAGAGTGCGCGAAACACGACGTTGGCGATGAGCACCCGGAAGCGCCGGAGCGTTTGTCCGCGATCAACGACGCTCTTATTTCGTTGCGCATCATGGACTTTTTGCAGTGTCACGATGCGCGCCCGGCGGAGCGGTCTGCGCTCGCTTTGGCTCATAGTGAGGCACACATCAAGCGTGTTTACGATAAATCTCCGTTGATGGGGCTGCGTCAGTTGGACCCGGACACCTTTATGAATCCCCATTCTCTGGAGGCCGCTTTATTGGGCGTAGGCGCAGTGATGCAGGCGGTGGATCTGGTAATGGCAGGCAAGGTGAAAAACGCATTTTGTTCGGTGCGCCCGCCAGGCCATCACGCTGAACGCGACAAAGCCATGGGGTTTTGCATATTTAACAATATTGCAATTGGCGCATTGCATGCGCTGGAGCATCATGGCCTTAAAAAAGTCGCCATCGTCGATTTCGATGTTCACCACGGCAACGGCACGGAAAATATTTTTCTCCATGACAGCCGGGTGCTGTTTTGCTCCACCTTCCAATCACCGCTTTACCCGGACACTTTTGCCGACAGTGAGCCTGGTCACATTGTCAATGTACCGTTGGAGCCGGGCACCAAAGGTGATTTGTTTCGACAGCAGGTGCGCGAGCGCATCCTGCCAGAATTAGACGCGTTTGAGCCCGAGTTCATTTTTATTTCTGCCGGTTTCGATGCGCATAAACAAGATCCACTGGCGCATCTTTCTCTATTGGAAGACGATTACCGTTGGATTACACATCAGCTGCTGGACGTCGCAGAAAAACACGCAGGGCGTCGTGTGGTATCGGCGTTGGAAGGTGGTTACAACCTGGAGGCGCTGGCGACCTCTGTGTGCGCTCATGTGGGTTGCCTCGCGGGCCTACATCACGCTGGATAATAATAATGAAAAAACTTCTTGAGCTAGGCGCGCTGCTGGCGCGTCTACCGGCTGTAGATTATCAACCGGCGCGTGCGCGCCACCTCACAGGCTTCGTTACAGACATCGTTAACGTATTTTTTCTCGTGGGGCTGCTGGCCCTCTGCCGAGGCTCGCTGGCAATTGCTGAACCTGTGCAACAAATCACATTGGGCAACGGTGTTGTCTCGCTACAAGTAACGCCCGATATTGGCGGTAGAGTGCTCGGTGTCTCCTTGACCGACCGGCAGAATTTGTTGCGAGTGGGCACCGAAGAATTAGCTCGTGGGGTGCCGGAAGTGAAAGCGGATGATCGAGCCTACAGCTATTTTGGCCATATTGTGTGGAATGGCCCGCAGTCAGACTGGTGGAAATTTCAAACAGTGAACCCACAGCGCCGCGCGCAAAAGGCGCAGTGGCCACCCGACCCGTTCAACGTATTGGCGCGCAACGAGATTGTTGCTCATACGGCGGAGTCGCTGGTGCTGCAGAGTCCGCCGAGTGCATTAACAGGCTTGGCTATGCGCAAGGTTTTTCGCTTGCCGGCTAAACACAAAAATAGCGTTGAGCTGATGGTCGACGCGCAAAACGCGCAGCCAGAAGGATCTGTTGCATGGGATCTCTGGTTTAACACGCGGGTATCTGCAGCAAGCAAGGTGCTGGTGCCGGTGGCCAGCGAACAACAGGTCCGGGTACAGCAACCGTTTTACCCAAAGCAACAGGACCCAATTGCCTATACTGTTGCAGAGGGCACGCTGGTGCTTAATCAGCTTGCGGCGACTGCACCGTCGCGTAAGCGCGTCGGCAAACTTTTTATCACTCCTGATGCGCCCTGGATGGCGTCGTTCTCGCAAGGCCAGGTTTTACTTATTCAGTACCCATCGGTGCCGTCAGCGGATATTCACCCTGAGCACAGCCTGGTGGAACTGTATATGGATTTTGACGGCGACGATTTCGCCGCGGGCTTGATCGAAATGGAAGTCCACAGCGCCTACCGCGAACTGGCTCCCGGCACCACTCTCACCAGCAGGGAGCGCTGGACGGTACTACCGTACACGGGGCAGATGACGCCCGCTGCGATGCGGGCGTTCGTCGACGCGGCCCTGCAAACGCTTCCCGCGCTTTAATCTTTCGAATTTACCGCTTCTCTGGCGTTCAATATCTATGCAAAGTCAACACGCTCTCAGCGCGCTATTACACGAGCACTTTAGTGGCGACCTGCCAGCCAACGGTCTGGTGCTTACCCCGAATGAGCGGTTGAGCCGTTTTGTGCAAACCAGTTATGGCGACTTTCAGCGCGCACAGGGCAAAACCGCTTTCGCGAATCTCCGGTGTCGCTCCTACCAGGGCTGGCTGCAGGATCTCTGGCAGCGGCTGACGCTGGACGGCCGCCATCCGCGATCGGCACAGGTGTTGATGACGCAGCAGCAGGAAATGTTGCTGTGGGAAACGGTGATCACCAGCCACCCGGATACGCCACCGCTGCTTAACAGCGTCGCCACCGCAAAAAACGCGCAGGACGCATGGCGGCTGGTATGCGAGTGGGCCTTGCCCGTCGACAGTTTCGAGACAGACGAGCTTTTGCAAAGCCACCAGTTGTTCCTTGCCTGGGTGGCGGCATT of the Teredinibacter turnerae T7901 genome contains:
- a CDS encoding DUF4380 domain-containing protein, with the translated sequence MKKLLELGALLARLPAVDYQPARARHLTGFVTDIVNVFFLVGLLALCRGSLAIAEPVQQITLGNGVVSLQVTPDIGGRVLGVSLTDRQNLLRVGTEELARGVPEVKADDRAYSYFGHIVWNGPQSDWWKFQTVNPQRRAQKAQWPPDPFNVLARNEIVAHTAESLVLQSPPSALTGLAMRKVFRLPAKHKNSVELMVDAQNAQPEGSVAWDLWFNTRVSAASKVLVPVASEQQVRVQQPFYPKQQDPIAYTVAEGTLVLNQLAATAPSRKRVGKLFITPDAPWMASFSQGQVLLIQYPSVPSADIHPEHSLVELYMDFDGDDFAAGLIEMEVHSAYRELAPGTTLTSRERWTVLPYTGQMTPAAMRAFVDAALQTLPAL
- a CDS encoding histone deacetylase family protein — protein: MTTAYITHPECAKHDVGDEHPEAPERLSAINDALISLRIMDFLQCHDARPAERSALALAHSEAHIKRVYDKSPLMGLRQLDPDTFMNPHSLEAALLGVGAVMQAVDLVMAGKVKNAFCSVRPPGHHAERDKAMGFCIFNNIAIGALHALEHHGLKKVAIVDFDVHHGNGTENIFLHDSRVLFCSTFQSPLYPDTFADSEPGHIVNVPLEPGTKGDLFRQQVRERILPELDAFEPEFIFISAGFDAHKQDPLAHLSLLEDDYRWITHQLLDVAEKHAGRRVVSALEGGYNLEALATSVCAHVGCLAGLHHAG